From the genome of Ananas comosus cultivar F153 linkage group 16, ASM154086v1, whole genome shotgun sequence, one region includes:
- the LOC109722562 gene encoding S-type anion channel SLAH1-like, whose product MEHRYSENLHSPGAELVQKTLLQKLSALTRFHAGYFRISLSLCAQALLWKTLSAADPRALHFILHLLPAAAFDVLWSFALSSLVVLCALYAIRCACRFDCFKAELGHHVGVNYLFAPWASALLLLQCAPSPFLRPERPAYHVLWWAFAVPILVLDVKVYGQWFTKGRKYCLSHDRRYFGDR is encoded by the exons ATGGAGCATCGATATTCAGAAAATCTGCATTCCCCCGGAGCAGAACTTGTTCAAAAAACACTTCTGCAGAAGCTGTCAGCTTTAACGAGATTCCACGCGGGTTACTTTCGCATAAGCCTTTCCCTCTGCGCCCAAGCCCTGCTATGGAAGACCCTCTCTGCCGCCGACCCCCGGGCGCTCCACTTTatcctccacctcctccccgccgccgccttcgACGTTCTCTGGTCCTTCGCACTGTCGTCCCTCGTCGTGCTTTGCGCTCTGTACGCAATTCGCTGCGCCTGCCGCTTCGATTGCTTTAAGGCCGAGCTCGGCCACCACGTCGGCGTCAACTACCTCTTCGCCCCGTGGGCCTccgcgctcctcctcctccagtgCGCCCCCTCGCCCTTCCTCCGTCCCGAGCGCCCCGCGTACCACGTCCTCTG GTGGGCGTTTGCGGTCCCAATTCTGGTGCTGGACGTGAAAGTGTACGGGCAGTGGTTCACCAAGGGCCGGAAATACTGCCT GTCTCACGACCGGCGCTATTTTGGCGATCGATGA